In the Drosophila takahashii strain IR98-3 E-12201 chromosome 3R, DtakHiC1v2, whole genome shotgun sequence genome, one interval contains:
- the LOC138913428 gene encoding uncharacterized protein isoform X9 — translation MPNGRSDYQRSTKMIQPVTREITTELFLLWFVPLLFNGPEDHTQSHAINHRSQENPTQRTTRLN, via the exons atTACCAACGATCTACAAAAATG ATACAACCTGTCACTCGAGAGATTACAACGGAGCTGTTTCTTTTATGGTTTGTTCCGCTTTTGTTTAACGGTCCTGAGGATCACACGCAATCCCACGCAATCAACCACCGAAGTCAGGAAAACCCGACTCAACGCACAACTCGACTCAACTGA
- the LOC108054961 gene encoding uncharacterized protein isoform X2 — MKIHHTTENWGFKEYKVGKQSGNGLLYDENKDEEMTPPPPHSEIPSEGQSNHCEFSWRYLIIVAISLILTLTSTLWGLFYEDLSYTSTKNYRPLVGALIFMYAINLMICFDTRIFRRSSSKNILMALYTAGLLCTRPFCIPPLLNIQKMIDGQYEMEANDEDDGDGDDSGSGSSGGSGGSGGGSSGGS, encoded by the exons aTGAAGATTCACCATACAACCGAAAACTGGGGATTTAAAGAGTATAAGGTTGGGAAACAGTCGGGAAATGGTTTACTATACGACGAAAACAAGGACGAAGAAATgactcctccgcctccgcatAGCGAAATACCAAGTGAAGGTCAATCAAATCACTGTGAGTTTAGCTGGAGGTATCTTATCATCGTGGCG ATCAGCCTGATATTAACTTTAACATCAACACTTTGGGGACTTTTCTATGAAGACCTATCATATACATCCACAAAAAATTATAGACCGCTTGTTGGCGCCTTAATTTTCATGTAcgcaattaatttaatgatttgcTTTGACACTCGAATATTTCGGAGGTCCTCgagcaaaaacattttaatggcCCTATATACGGCAGGCCTTTTGTGTACGCGCCCCTTTTG cattcCCCCTCTGCTCAACATTCAAAAAATGATCGATGGGCAATACGAAATGG AAGCTAATGATGAGgatgatggcgatggcgatgattCCGGTTCCGGTAGTTCCGGTGGTTCCGGTGGTTCTGGTGGCGGTAGTTCGGGCGGTTCGTAA
- the LOC108054961 gene encoding uncharacterized protein isoform X1, with protein sequence MKIHHTTENWGFKEYKVGKQSGNGLLYDENKDEEMTPPPPHSEIPSEGQSNHCEFSWRYLIIVAISLILTLTSTLWGLFYEDLSYTSTKNYRPLVGALIFMYAINLMICFDTRIFRRSSSKNILMALYTAGLLCTRPFCIPPLLNIQKMIDGQYEMGEYTIGALCLGQDIMCLSLFVISLCITIEANDEDDGDGDDSGSGSSGGSGGSGGGSSGGS encoded by the exons aTGAAGATTCACCATACAACCGAAAACTGGGGATTTAAAGAGTATAAGGTTGGGAAACAGTCGGGAAATGGTTTACTATACGACGAAAACAAGGACGAAGAAATgactcctccgcctccgcatAGCGAAATACCAAGTGAAGGTCAATCAAATCACTGTGAGTTTAGCTGGAGGTATCTTATCATCGTGGCG ATCAGCCTGATATTAACTTTAACATCAACACTTTGGGGACTTTTCTATGAAGACCTATCATATACATCCACAAAAAATTATAGACCGCTTGTTGGCGCCTTAATTTTCATGTAcgcaattaatttaatgatttgcTTTGACACTCGAATATTTCGGAGGTCCTCgagcaaaaacattttaatggcCCTATATACGGCAGGCCTTTTGTGTACGCGCCCCTTTTG cattcCCCCTCTGCTCAACATTCAAAAAATGATCGATGGGCAATACGAAATGGGTGAATATACAATTGGTGCTCTGTGCCTGGGACAAGATATAATGTGCCTAAGTCTTTTCGTAATATCGCTGTGTATCACTATAGAAGCTAATGATGAGgatgatggcgatggcgatgattCCGGTTCCGGTAGTTCCGGTGGTTCCGGTGGTTCTGGTGGCGGTAGTTCGGGCGGTTCGTAA